In Aedes albopictus strain Foshan chromosome 3, AalbF5, whole genome shotgun sequence, the genomic window CTTTTTCGGAGATTTTCATGGGAATTACTTCggtattttttttagatattatttcgGCAATCCCTTTgttaattcattcgacaatgtcTTCGAGCCTCCAAGATTTtgtaaggaaattcttggagaactttatttgataatttcgtggataatttcttggataattctttcagtttttactttgatttcttttttttcaaaaatctctatgAGAATGACTCCAGTATTTCTTTCATTATTTCATACAGTATTGTttcaaaaaattccttgaaaaaatggaTATACTTTAAGCAGTTTTTTGGGGATTTATTCGGCAATTTGTTTGGTGGTTTGATCGGCAATTTTcgacaactttttcaaaaattcttttggcatttttttttgaaaataccttTGGTAAttccctttgagattttttttaggaatctcttcggaaatttatttgagAGTTCcttggggagcatccattaagtatgtcacgaTTAAATTggggtttttgaccccctctctCTTTTTTGACAACTCCGAGGGAAATTCATACGGCAACTTTTTTGGGATTtcctatggcaatttctttggaaattattcttggtttttttttatttcctcagTTATTCACCTTTATTATTTCATCCTAGGACATTTTACCCAACACATATCTTTAGGGAATTCCTTCGACCATTTCATTGGTAATTTCTTGTAAAACTTGTTTGGGAATTATTTAGACAcgttctttttttcttcttcttcctcttctttatggctctacgtccctactgggactttgcctgcctcggttcaacttagtattccttgagcacttccacagttattaatcgaagggctttctttgcctaccattgcatgaatttgtatattgtgaagcaagtacaatgatacactatgcccagggagccgagaagaTTTCACCAACTtgaatcgggaatcgaacccaccgtctccggattggcgatctatagccttaaccactaggctaactggagacccaataatttcttcagtaaatctttaaaaatcctttcagctatgaaatttcttctgaaaatttccctAATCTCatctatttagttcaacatcaaattcataataacactgaatcaacaatttgctgcCATATTATTCGATTAGTAGCCGCAGCTCTCCaatctcggtcacgcccaactctcgctagatcacgctccacctggtccacccatcgtgctctctgcgctccaagccttcttgtaccaaccggatggttagcaaacaccaactttgcagggttgttgttcggcattcttgcaacattccctgcataccgtatccgtccagctttccagccactttcaggatgttgagttcaccgtagagtgcagcgagctcgtggttcatccttctctgttacacaccgttctcctacacgCCGCCGGGTTTCAAGCGGGTGTACACTGTAcaattctgccaccgttccaaatattttagcaataatatccatgtcatccgcaaaacagacaaattggccggatttcatgaagatcgtacccagactgttgagcctggctcgtcgcataaaaccttccagggcgatgttgaatattaggcaggaaagtccatcatcttgtcgtcgtgcccgtcgagattcgaatgaactggatagttcacccgaaacccttacgcagttttgtacaccgtccattgttgctcttatcagtctggtaagcttcccgggaaagatgttctctaaacgttcgcaccatagatcgtgcccaacacacctcctgcagcgctacgatttcgAACCCGCGGCCCTTcggtatatcggcgagtatgcgggtgctcccaatgaagttgagagatctgcagttctacgtaccgagcttccaatcgcacgtCCCTATTCGTCGCTATGGTCGtcaccattggtatcggttcgcattcttctcttgttgattttccggtgctagtctttttatggctggctctcgcagggcctgacaccaacccattaACCCAGGGAattgggcttaccttcccggatgctacgggttctgcattggcatttcctccaactacagtgctaaatagctaggctcaaactccagtcttcgccggggtggCATTTTTAATGGGAACCCAGGAGATAAagttttacctgagcttccatttccctattaatttctttgtatttcagGTCTGCTGTCCAATAGAGAAACTTCCGAAGCCACCACGTTGCGGCTTTGGGAAACTGATTTACTATTAGGTGGTCAACGAGCTTTCTTAAGTGAGTTTCCTTGGACCGCCATAGTTGAATATCGGCAAAATACAAGCAACGAGACAGGATACCACTGCGGAGGCACGTTGATTAATTCGAGATACGTACTAACCGCGGCACACTGTGTCCAGCCAAGATCCGGTCACGATTGGGAAGCGTAAGTTCTGGTTTTACCTCTCCTTCAGATTCTGCTCATTGCCCAAGTTCTTCTCCTGCAGAGTCGGTGTTCGTCTGGGTGAGCACGACCTCAATACAGCTCTGGATTGTGAGTTCGAACAGTGCGAGGAACCTCCCGTAACCGTGGGCATCGAAAAAATCATCGTTCACGACGGATACAGCCCACAAAGTAAGGCCCAGCACGATGACATTGCGTTGATTCGGCTTGACAGGGATGTCGAGTACAGCGTAAATGTTTCTCCTGTCTGTTTGCCCGTTGAAGAATCTGATCGAACTCGAAACATTACCGGTGCATGGGGCGTCAAATCCGTCGGTTGGGGAATCTCGGAATCCGGTACCGTAATGCACGAGAAATTCAAAACCCAGTTGAGCATCGTGGATAGGAAAAGCTGCATGGAAACGATTGGAACGGAACTTCGGGATACGCAGCTCTGTACGGAAGTCCGTAGGGATCGTGATGTGTGCGCGGCAGATTCCGGCGGACTGCTGATCCTCAGGAGTCGATCAATGGCCATGTGCAACATTCTGTACGGCATTTCTAGCTTCGGGAAAAGTAGCTTTTGCGGAACGAAGGGAGATCCGGCAGTGTTTACCGATGTTACTAAGTACATCGAGTGGATCGAgagaaatattgagatttaggcTGTAGGGAACGGTATGGAAAGTACACCTAACCAGTCGAGGTTACTACAAGTTACTCACCAGCTCTTGAGATCAAAAACCATTTTTCAACTCAAAGTATGAGTGCCACATATAGAAGAGAGTTatatgaaataaataaaataaatgttcatgataaaaaaaataatatgtattgttgtttttttttttttcatttccatgCATGTATACTCTCTGAAATACTTCctttattcctccaaaaatgtcatTAAAAACATGCGGAAGAAATCTCTAAGTAATTCCacggaaaaatttcttcaggaattttcggagggcttactggagaaatttggaaagttttaaaaatctgtgtAGAAATTGTAGACACAGTATTGGTAgaattatttttttacagaaatcccacaataaatttctgaggtattcctggagaatttctgaagaactcctaaAGCCCTGAGagatacctggaagaactccaggagatacCTTTGAAGGCATTCCTTGACGAATTTCTAATTACATTAAACCACTTTTTGTgcatgttattttgttatttttatgtgtttttaatttatgcacctttttatgccctgcataaaaagagggaaagctactcagaacccaTATTGTGCATGAGAAATTTTTATAATAACGGttactattgcaacggcggccagagGGTGTTTATGAGGGAGAACAAAGGGAAGTTGCAGAGACGTTTCAGTGAGTCCCAAGGGTTTACAGCGGGGTACCATGAGATCTCAAGGAGGAAGGGGGTGAGGTCGGggttctgagggggttttcgaaagcattacaGAGAGTTTTAAAGGATTAtcgacgggttttggaggcgttacaggtttGTATCACGacaaaaggacaaaaggtcgaaggacaaaaggtcgaagaacaaaaggtcgaatggataaaaggtctaaagaacaaaaggtcgaatgaacgaaAGGTCGAATggtacaaaaggtcgaataggacaaaaggttaaatacttaccttaccttaccgatcaggctaaggccggggtggcctctgctgtacatagtagccgcctccattccactcggtccatggctgtttgtctccagttccgcactctgcgtagggtccgcagatcgtcctccacttggtcgacccacctagcttgctgcgctccacgtcttcttgtaccggtcggataactctagagaaccattttagtcgggttgctatccgaaatcctgatgacgtgacccgcccaccgtagcctcccgatttttgcggtatggacgatggttggttctcccagcagctgatgcagctcgtggttcattcgccttctccaagtcccgtcttccatctgcactccgccgtagatggtacgcaacaccttccattcgaaaactccaagggcgcgttggtcctctgcacgtagggtccatgtttcgtgcccatagaggatgaccggtctaaacaacgttttgtagatggttaacttcgtgttacgacgaacggagtccaaagtaggcataatttcctgccacaatgcgcctctgaatttctctgctggtgtcgttgtcggcggtcaccagtgagcccaagtacacgaattcttcaaccgcctcgatttcatcaccgtcgatataaatttggggtggcgggcacggtgattcctccatggagccctttgccatcatgtactttgtcttcgacacattaatgactaatccgattcgcctgacttcactctttagtcggatgtacgtttccaccatcgtctcaaatttacgagcaataatatcaatattatcggcgaaaccaagcagctgaacggacttcgtgaaaatcgttccactcgtgtttatccccgctcaccttattacaccctctaaagcatgttgtatgttgaacagcaagcacgaaagaccatcacctctgcgagattcgaagggacttgagagtgcccctgatactcgaactacacaccaaaaaccgattgagggtttcagcaaaattttgctgaattttgccgagctgaaggcttcagcaaaaattttgctgaaattcagcaaaattttgctgatttgttcagttaactctgctgttcaccagtaacattttgctgaaattcagcaaactttgctgaaagttcagcaaaaaattttgctggacccttcagctcggcaaaattcagcaaaatattgctgaaagcgtttagtgtgtacgcacatcactcgatccatcgtcaccttgatcaatcgtatcagtttatccgggaatccgtattcgtgcataatctgccaaagctgttctcgatcgattgtatcatacgccgatttgaaatcgatgaacaagtgatgtgtgggcacgttgtattcgcggcatttctgcaacacctggcggatggcgaacatctggtccgttgtagcgcgttcacccataaatccagcctgatattgccccacgaactctcttgcaatcggtgatagacggcggcataaaatttgagagagtatcttgtaggcagcgctcagtagtgtgatcgcgcggtagtttccgcaatccaacttgtcgccctttttgtagatgggacacacgataccttccatccattcctccggtaatacttcctcctcccaaatcttggtaatgacccagtgtagtgctctcaccagtgcttctcctccgtattttagaagctcgcttggtagttgatctgttccagcggctttgttgtttttcaaccggccaacctgctcctcaatctcttggaggtcaggagcCGGAAGTCTTTTGTCCTGTGCACATACAAAGGTTAAATACACAAAAGACAAATTTGAAGACACGAAAAAGTGATcaaaatttgacagaaaaacgacaactgaaattccgataaaaataatgGAACCAAAAAAAACCTTATTGAATGACAGGATGTCCATAAATGAcagaaagtaatgttattcatagAAGTTAAATGTGGACAACAATATTACTTGAAAGAGCAGTCTATGTGtggaagaaggatgaatcattgattgaaatattgtcatttgaaattccaatcattacagcgatttaaCCATCCTAAGATGCTAGGATTTTTCGCGCCACGATGGCGTTGTGCAcgttcgagaattccttcggcgattcgtCAACCCTtgcgggacggagcgcaaaaagtgAAATCTATATACGAATAGCTCAATTTTGGCTCTCCAGAAATCTTAGATTTTTCAACAATTCAAAAACTATTTTTTCTCATTTGAGAGAACTACTTTTTATCTATCCATTTCTAGCTTTGaccacctagataaatcggaaataaacaaTATGTGACAGttaacttttttatgttttacggttttcgtccttttgttgtttaacttgttgtggttaaaatgtaaacaaaagtttgttggcaaacatacaagtataagtattgGCTGAAATATTGAAACAGTTtatatcacataaaacaaagtctaaacagatgaaaagtatgcaaaactgttaccgctcaacagcacaattgtgctagtTTGTCACTTGTCGTaatagaaatttctttgactcCCATAACCATTTGTAgagaatcttcgtgcctgccacaccatctaaacatgcaaaatgatcattgacagaggGAGCTCTCAGTCTAACTGTGAAAGTTTTCATTGACTACTAAGCTGTGTAGCAGGTgtagtcccagtgggaacgtaaccCCAAGAAGAAGAACAGCTGCTGttcttcagaaaaaaactttcagaagtagcatatattttttttctggtaatTCAAGCACGAATTCCtacggattttttttgaaaattttctctgcaatttttgagtatttttttacgcgtattgatttgaaactccatcaagaattcccttggcaattgctttaaaaatttctttgttatttttttagaaatgccttttgcaaatttcttcaaaaatttattcgaaaTTGTTCTGTTTATTCGCAAGCGAAATTCATAcggcaattcctttgagaattccttttgtTCCAAAATGTCTTTGTTAATTTTTTGAGATATTCGGTTAACCCATCCGACAATTCGTCGTAGAAATCTTATGACAATTTCTTTgggtatttttttgcattttttttcaataattttgttggaaataaatttaatattttgTTCGGGATTTTTGTAGTATGccttttgaaaattgtttcgaTCATTTCATTGTTAATTGCATGGAAAACTTGTTTGTGTTCCTAAGactattctttctgtaattcCCATGGTAAACTTTTCATAAAATCCTTATAACTAatctttttggagattatctcaagaaattttttctaaaaatttttctaaaaatatctttGGCGATTTTGATTCgaattcgtttggaaaatcctttaagaataATATcagaaattttgttgaaaatttctCGGGTATTTTGTGTGTATCACATTGGAAATTTCTTATGTACTTGTCTTGGAAATCATGCAGgtaatgtttaagaaagtctctCCCGACACTCTTTGAGATATGCTCTCTGTTTCTGTGGACAGTATTCCAGCAATTTGTCCGcaaattcattcagatttttattGAAAACTTCTCCGGTACTTTCCAGGGCAGGTCCGGGGGAAAACAGTTCAAAAGAAATACTTCTGTGGGTCACCAGTTACCCTAGTGGTTAaggatggatcgccaatccggaggcagcgggttcgattcccgttccagtcgggaaaattttcttgacttcctgggcatagtgtatcattgtacttgccacacaatgtacatattcatgcaatggcagacaaagaaagcctttcaattaataactgtggaagtgctcgaagaacactgagttgaagagAAGGCAGGCGAACG contains:
- the LOC109416048 gene encoding CLIP domain-containing serine protease B4-like, giving the protein MLGVEYWQGSGVGLLSNRETSEATTLRLWETDLLLGGQRAFLSEFPWTAIVEYRQNTSNETGYHCGGTLINSRYVLTAAHCVQPRSGHDWEAVGVRLGEHDLNTALDCEFEQCEEPPVTVGIEKIIVHDGYSPQSKAQHDDIALIRLDRDVEYSVNVSPVCLPVEESDRTRNITGAWGVKSVGWGISESGTVMHEKFKTQLSIVDRKSCMETIGTELRDTQLCTEVRRDRDVCAADSGGLLILRSRSMAMCNILYGISSFGKSSFCGTKGDPAVFTDVTKYIEWIERNIEI